One part of the Chryseobacterium sp. 7 genome encodes these proteins:
- a CDS encoding transposase: protein MNLKNLNIGSSIEDIVDKNRIEMQRICNFLKCTEADVFAMYKSKSLDTEVLLRWSKLLEYDFFRLYSQHLILYSPPSSTEAAQKGKILNSLPVFRKNLYTMEMIEFILEKISNGEMTKSQVITEYRIPKTTLYKWVQKYRSVDK from the coding sequence ATGAATCTGAAAAATCTGAATATCGGATCAAGTATCGAAGATATTGTTGATAAAAACAGGATAGAAATGCAGCGTATCTGTAATTTTTTGAAGTGTACGGAAGCAGATGTTTTTGCAATGTATAAATCTAAATCTTTAGATACGGAAGTGCTGCTTCGCTGGAGCAAACTTCTGGAATATGATTTCTTCAGGCTGTATTCTCAGCATCTGATCCTGTATTCTCCGCCATCTTCCACAGAAGCTGCGCAAAAGGGAAAAATACTTAATTCCCTTCCTGTTTTCCGCAAAAATCTATATACTATGGAGATGATAGAATTTATTCTGGAAAAGATAAGTAATGGTGAAATGACCAAGTCGCAGGTGATCACTGAATATAGGATTCCCAAAACAACTCTCTATAAATGGGTGCAAAAATACAGAAGCGTAGACAAATAG